The Neomonachus schauinslandi chromosome 4, ASM220157v2, whole genome shotgun sequence genome includes a region encoding these proteins:
- the LRRC8C gene encoding volume-regulated anion channel subunit LRRC8C isoform X1, with the protein MIPVTEFRQFSEQQPAFRVLKPWWDVFTDYLSVAMLMIGVFGCTLQVMQDKIICLPKRVQPSQNHSSVSNVSQAVASTTPLPPPKPSPTNPATVEMKGLKTDLDLQQYSFINQMCYERALHWYAKYFPYLVLIHTLVFMLCSNFWFKFPGSSSKIEHFISILGKCFDSPWTTRALSEVSGEDSEEKDNRKNNMSRSNTIQSGPEGSLVNSQSLKSIPEKFVVDKSTAGALDKKEGEQAKALFEKVKKFRLHVEEGDILYAMYVRQTVLKVIKFLIIIGYNSALVSKVQFTVDCNVDIQDMTGYKNFSCNHTMAHLFSKLSFCYLCFVSIYGLTCLYTLYWLFYRSLREYSFEYVRQETGIDDIPDVKNDFAFMLHMIDQYDPLYSKRFAVFLSEVSENKLKQLNLNNEWTPDKLRQKLQTNAHNRLELPLIMLSGLPDTVFEITELQSLKLEIIKNVMIPATIAQLDNLQELSLHQCSVKIHSPALSFLKENLKVLSVKFDDMRELPPWMYGLRNLEELYLVGSLSHDISKNVTLESLRDLKSLKILSIKSNVSKIPQAVVDVSSHLQKMCIHNDGTKLVMLNNLKKMTNLTELELVHCDLERIPHAVFSLLSLQELDLKENNLKSIEEIVSFQHLRKLTVLKLWHNSITYIPEHIKKLTSLERLAFSHNKIEVLPSHLFLCNKIRYLDLSYNDIRFIPPEIGVLQSLQYFSITCNKVESLPDELYFCKKLKTLKIGKNSLSVLSPKIGNLLFLSYLDVKGNHFEILPPELGDCRALKRAGLVVEDALFETLPSDVREQMKAE; encoded by the coding sequence GTCATGCAAGACAAGATCATCTGCCTTCCAAAAAGGGTCCAGCCTTCTCAGAATCATTCTTCCGTGTCCAATGTCTCTCAAGCAGTTGCCAGCACCACCCCGCTGCCTCCCCCTAAACCGTCTCCTACCAACCCTGCCACCGTGGAAATGAAAGGGCTAAAGACAGATTTGGACCTCCAGCAGTACAGTTTTATAAACCAGATGTGTTACGAGCGAGCCCTCCACTGGTATGCCAAGTATTTCCCTTACCTGGTCCTCATCCATACCCTGGTCTTCATGCTCTGCAGCAACTTTTGGTTCAAGTTCCCCGGTTCCAGCTCCAAAATAGAACACTTTATCTCGATCCTGGGGAAGTGTTTTGACTCTCCTTGGACCACACGGGCTTTATCGGAAGTGTCTGGGGAGGATTCAGAGGAAAAGGACAACAGGAAGAACAACATGAGTAGGTCCAACACCATCCAGTCCGGTCCAGAAGGCAGCCTGGTCAACTCTCAGTCATTAAAGTCCATTCCTGAGAAGTTCGTGGTTGACAAATCCACTGCAGGAGCTTTGGATAAGAAGGAAGGTGAGCAAGCAAAGGCCTTATTTGAGAAGGTGAAGAAGTTCAGGCTGCACGTCGAAGAAGGTGATATACTCTATGCTATGTACGTTCGCCAGACTGTGCTTAAAGTTATAAAATTCCTAATCATCATTGGGTATAATAGCGCCCTGGTTTCCAAAGTTCAGTTTACCGTGGACTGTAACGTTGACATTCAGGACATGACTGGATATAAAAACTTTTCTTGTAATCACACCATGGCACACTTGTTCTCAAAACTGTCCTTTTGCTACCTGTGTTTTGTAAGTATCTACGGGTTGACGTGCCTTTACACCTTATACTGGCTGTTCTACCGTTCTCTACGGGAATATTCTTTTGAGTATGTCCGGCAGGAGACTGGAATTGATGATATTCCAGATGTGAAAAATGACTTTGCGTTTATGCTTCATATGATAGATCAGTATGACCCACTGTATTCCAAGAGATTTGCGGTGTTCCTATCTGAAGTGAGTGAGAACAAATTAAAGCAGCTGAACTTAAATAACGAGTGGACTCCCGATAAACTGAGGCAGAAGCTACAGACAAATGCCCATAACCGGTTGGAATTGCCTCTTATTATGCTCTCTGGCCTTCCAGACACAGTCTTTGAGATCACAGAGTTGCAGTCTCTAAAACTTGAAATCATCAAGAACGTGATGATCCCAGCCACCATCGCGCAGCTAGACAATCTCCAAGAGCTCTCGCTACACCAGTGCTCAGTCAAAATCCATAGTCCGGCACTCTCTTTCCTGAAGGAAAACCTCAAGGTCTTGAGCGTCAAGTTTGATGACATGAGGGAGCTGCCCCCCTGGATGTATGGGCTCCGGAATCTGGAAGAGCTCTACCTGGTCGGCTCTCTAAGTCATGATATTTCCAAAAATGTCACGCTTGAGTCTCTGCGGGATCTCAAAAGCCTTAAAATTCTCTCCATCAAAAGCAACGTTTCCAAAATCCCTCAGGCAGTGGTGGACGTTTCCAGCCATCTCCAGAAGATGTGCATCCATAACGACGGCACCAAGCTGGTGATGCTCAACAACTTAAAGAAGATGACCAATCTGACAGAGCTGGAGCTGGTCCACTGCGACCTGGAGCGCATTCCCCATGCCGTGTTTAGTCTGCTCAGCCTCCAGGAATTGGACCTCAAAGAGAATAATCTGAAATCTATAGAGGAAATCGTTAGCTTCCAGCACTTGAGAAAGTTGACGGTGCTGAAACTGTGGCATAACAGCATCACCTACATCCCAGAGCATATCAAGAAACTCACCAGCCTGGAGCGCCTGGCCTTCAGTCACAACAAAATAGAGGTGCTGCCTTCCCACCTCTTCCTATGCAACAAAATCCGATACTTGGACCTGTCCTACAATGACATTCGGTTCATCCCACCCGAAATCGGAGTTCTACAGAGTTTACAGTATTTTTCCATCACTTGTAACAAAGTGGAGAGCCTTCCAGACGAACTCTACTTCTGCAAGAAACTTAAAACTCTGAAGATTGGGAAAAACAGCCTCTCCGTACTTTCACCGAAAAttggaaatttattatttctttcctactTAGACGTTAAAGGCAATCACTTTGAAATCCTCCCTCCCGAACTGGGTGACTGTCGGGCCCTGAAGCGAGCCGGGTTGGTTGTGGAAGATGCTCTGTTTGAAACTCTGCCTTCTGATGTCCGGGAACAAATGAAAGCAGAATAA
- the LRRC8C gene encoding volume-regulated anion channel subunit LRRC8C isoform X2 — protein MIPVTEFRQFSEQQPAFRVLKPWWDVFTDYLSVAMLMIGVFGCTLQVMQDKIICLPKRVQPSQNHSSVSNVSQAVASTTPLPPPKPSPTNPATVEMKGLKTDLDLQQYSFINQMCYERALHWYAKYFPYLVLIHTLVFMLCSNFWFKFPGSSSKIEHFISILGKCFDSPWTTRALSEVSGEDSEEKDNRKNNMSRSNTIQSGPEGSLVNSQSLKSIPEKFVVDKSTAGALDKKEGEQAKALFEKVKKFRLHVEEGDILYAMYVRQTVLKVIKFLIIIGYNSALVSKVQFTVDCNVDIQDMTGYKNFSCNHTMAHLFSKLSFCYLCFVSIYGLTCLYTLYWLFYRSLREYSFEYVRQETGIDDIPDVKNDFAFMLHMIDQYDPLYSKRFAVFLSEVSENKLKQLNLNNEWTPDKLRQKLQTNAHNRLELPLIMLSGLPDTVFEITELQSLKLEIIKNVMIPATIAQLDNLQELSLHQCSVKIHSPALSFLKENLKVLSVKFDDMRELPPWMYGLRNLEELYLVGSLSHDISKNVTLESLRDLKSLKILSIKSNVSKIPQAVVDVSSHLQKMCIHNDGTKLVMLNNLKKMTNLTELELVHCDLERIPHAVFSLLSLQELDLKENNLKSIEEIVSFQHLRKLTVLKLWHNSITYIPEHIKKLTSLERLAFSHNKIEVLPSHLFLCNKIRYLDLSYNDIRFIPPEIGVLQSLQYFSITCNKVESLPDELYFCKKLKTLKIGKNSLSVLSPKIGNLLFLSYLDVKGNHFEILPPELGDCRALKRAGLVVEDALFETLPSDVRERIWRA, from the coding sequence GTCATGCAAGACAAGATCATCTGCCTTCCAAAAAGGGTCCAGCCTTCTCAGAATCATTCTTCCGTGTCCAATGTCTCTCAAGCAGTTGCCAGCACCACCCCGCTGCCTCCCCCTAAACCGTCTCCTACCAACCCTGCCACCGTGGAAATGAAAGGGCTAAAGACAGATTTGGACCTCCAGCAGTACAGTTTTATAAACCAGATGTGTTACGAGCGAGCCCTCCACTGGTATGCCAAGTATTTCCCTTACCTGGTCCTCATCCATACCCTGGTCTTCATGCTCTGCAGCAACTTTTGGTTCAAGTTCCCCGGTTCCAGCTCCAAAATAGAACACTTTATCTCGATCCTGGGGAAGTGTTTTGACTCTCCTTGGACCACACGGGCTTTATCGGAAGTGTCTGGGGAGGATTCAGAGGAAAAGGACAACAGGAAGAACAACATGAGTAGGTCCAACACCATCCAGTCCGGTCCAGAAGGCAGCCTGGTCAACTCTCAGTCATTAAAGTCCATTCCTGAGAAGTTCGTGGTTGACAAATCCACTGCAGGAGCTTTGGATAAGAAGGAAGGTGAGCAAGCAAAGGCCTTATTTGAGAAGGTGAAGAAGTTCAGGCTGCACGTCGAAGAAGGTGATATACTCTATGCTATGTACGTTCGCCAGACTGTGCTTAAAGTTATAAAATTCCTAATCATCATTGGGTATAATAGCGCCCTGGTTTCCAAAGTTCAGTTTACCGTGGACTGTAACGTTGACATTCAGGACATGACTGGATATAAAAACTTTTCTTGTAATCACACCATGGCACACTTGTTCTCAAAACTGTCCTTTTGCTACCTGTGTTTTGTAAGTATCTACGGGTTGACGTGCCTTTACACCTTATACTGGCTGTTCTACCGTTCTCTACGGGAATATTCTTTTGAGTATGTCCGGCAGGAGACTGGAATTGATGATATTCCAGATGTGAAAAATGACTTTGCGTTTATGCTTCATATGATAGATCAGTATGACCCACTGTATTCCAAGAGATTTGCGGTGTTCCTATCTGAAGTGAGTGAGAACAAATTAAAGCAGCTGAACTTAAATAACGAGTGGACTCCCGATAAACTGAGGCAGAAGCTACAGACAAATGCCCATAACCGGTTGGAATTGCCTCTTATTATGCTCTCTGGCCTTCCAGACACAGTCTTTGAGATCACAGAGTTGCAGTCTCTAAAACTTGAAATCATCAAGAACGTGATGATCCCAGCCACCATCGCGCAGCTAGACAATCTCCAAGAGCTCTCGCTACACCAGTGCTCAGTCAAAATCCATAGTCCGGCACTCTCTTTCCTGAAGGAAAACCTCAAGGTCTTGAGCGTCAAGTTTGATGACATGAGGGAGCTGCCCCCCTGGATGTATGGGCTCCGGAATCTGGAAGAGCTCTACCTGGTCGGCTCTCTAAGTCATGATATTTCCAAAAATGTCACGCTTGAGTCTCTGCGGGATCTCAAAAGCCTTAAAATTCTCTCCATCAAAAGCAACGTTTCCAAAATCCCTCAGGCAGTGGTGGACGTTTCCAGCCATCTCCAGAAGATGTGCATCCATAACGACGGCACCAAGCTGGTGATGCTCAACAACTTAAAGAAGATGACCAATCTGACAGAGCTGGAGCTGGTCCACTGCGACCTGGAGCGCATTCCCCATGCCGTGTTTAGTCTGCTCAGCCTCCAGGAATTGGACCTCAAAGAGAATAATCTGAAATCTATAGAGGAAATCGTTAGCTTCCAGCACTTGAGAAAGTTGACGGTGCTGAAACTGTGGCATAACAGCATCACCTACATCCCAGAGCATATCAAGAAACTCACCAGCCTGGAGCGCCTGGCCTTCAGTCACAACAAAATAGAGGTGCTGCCTTCCCACCTCTTCCTATGCAACAAAATCCGATACTTGGACCTGTCCTACAATGACATTCGGTTCATCCCACCCGAAATCGGAGTTCTACAGAGTTTACAGTATTTTTCCATCACTTGTAACAAAGTGGAGAGCCTTCCAGACGAACTCTACTTCTGCAAGAAACTTAAAACTCTGAAGATTGGGAAAAACAGCCTCTCCGTACTTTCACCGAAAAttggaaatttattatttctttcctactTAGACGTTAAAGGCAATCACTTTGAAATCCTCCCTCCCGAACTGGGTGACTGTCGGGCCCTGAAGCGAGCCGGGTTGGTTGTGGAAGATGCTCTGTTTGAAACTCTGCCTTCTGATGTCCGGGAAC